From Daucus carota subsp. sativus chromosome 6, DH1 v3.0, whole genome shotgun sequence:
TTTTTCCTCGGAAATGTCATTGCATGGCAAACCTTGGCTGTAATAGGTAACCCACTATTTATGCTGTTTTATGTACGGCGGAGGTTGTCAGTGTAAATTGCCTAAAATTGTTATGCTTCCAGGAGCTTTACCTTGTCTCCTACATGTGTTCGGGTTATTTTTCATACAAGAGTCACCTAGATGGTTGGTGAGTTATGAAGAATGCTTTCGTTAAGTTATTGAAATATTAGGAATGTGATACTTTTTGAAAAGCAGATAAGATAGGCCTATAGACAATTAGCATCATGTTGGTGGTGTTCTTGTCAAGGACTTtctttgaaatgataattaaaatttccaAGCTTATTTATTGcagaattttcttttaaacTCATGGTTCTTTCGTTTGTATTGTGGAAAATATGCAATGTTAAGGAAATAATTATACAGATATTTTGGAATGCTTTATTGATAAATTGATCACGTGCAGGCAAAAATTGGTAAAGAAAAACAGTTCATTGATACTTTACAATGCCTAAGGGGTGTAAATGCTGATGTTACTAAAGAAGCAGCTGAAATACAAGTATGTGACAACTTCGCGCACTATTGGAAGTGGAATTTATAGACTAAGTGGAAGTTGTAATCAATATTGGGTACATGACGAAATTAGGTTTTCTTGTGAAATAGGAATCAATAGAAACATTCAGTCGGCTCTCAAGATCCAGATTCATGGAGATGTTTGAGAAAAAATACGCCCTTGCACTCACTGTAAGATTTAATTTTCAGTCTGTTGTTATTTATACtggttattataatttatatatacctAACTATGTGCAGGTAGTAGTCGGTACACTGGTTATAGTAACACTCGGTGGCAGCATGGGAATTGTGTTTTATGCAAGTTCAATTTTCAAAGTAGCTGGTAAAAATAAAGGCTACTTTCTCATTCATATCCTGATTTTGTAGAACTGAACAGGAAAACAACcatcttattttatataacagGTTCTCCAATCAGCTTTGGTACCACCGCAATTGCTATTATCCAGGTTTTGATAAATCTCAATTCTTGATATATTtcattcaaatattatatttattatattatatatcgtGTTTATCTCAAAATGTACATAACTCCTGCAGGTTCCAGTATCTGCTTTGGGTGTACTCATACTTGATAGATCAGGAAGGCGTCCAGTTCTAATGGTCAGAACGTGCAACACTTTAGTTttgattctaaattttattaattgaagAACTAATCAGGGATGATGCAGGCTTCTTTGATCGGGGCAGGCTTTGGTAGCTTTCTTGTTGGATCAGCATTCGTCTTGCAGGTTTATACAATAATTTATGTGTTAGAGATTTTTATTCCTTACTGTTTCTGTGTTATAAGAATTAGCACTTGGTTCACTTTGGGCAGGATCTTAATCAATTGAAGGAGCTCACACCCGCATTAGTGCTCATAGGCGTTATGGTATATGTTATGTAGAAACATACGACTAAATCTTAGTGTGATATTAAAGCAACCTAActtcgaaataattttttttttttggtaatcaGATAAATCTTTCATCCTTTGCAATGGCGGCTGCTATACCATGGGTTATCATGTCTGAGGTACGTGTTACCTTAATCATTTGGTCAAACATGATTTCATAACTGTCAATATCTTTCAAACCTATATAATTCTTTCTCAAAACTTCGCGATCTTCACTCTTTTCACGTAAGGAATCTCTTGACATGTCGGTGTAGGTAACATATGTGTATCTCATCAAGGGCGGAGGGGTGTGAAAATTGGTCTTAGTGGATTAATGAATTCAAAATGTTAACttaaagcatctccaagaggctctctCTATATGAGCTTTTTAAGTAGAAAAATAAAGAGTCTTGCTTCAAATagagctccaagagactcttagaggCTCTTCATATGAGATgtaacttagagcatctccccTGCTAATTATGAAGACTGGTTTAGCTAATAAGTACGTATTTATCTTTCAGCTACTTCCGATTAACATTAAGGGTTCTGCTGGAAGTCTTGCGACATTTATATACATGTTCGTTTCTTGGATTGTCTCCTACGCCTTCAACTTCTTACTAGAATGGAGTCCTTCAGGTAGTTTCATCACCCTCATGCTTATGCTCTGTCACGTTGCTAAAGTCTCACCAAAGCAAGCATATGTAGATCAATATTGTACTCAAGTCTTCCGTCTAAATTTGTACATTAAACTTTTAGGAACATTCTTCATATTTGCAACTTTTAGCGGGTTGGCGATTCTATTTGTTGCAAAGCTGGTTCCAGAAACGAAAGGAAGAACACTGGAAGAGATCGAAGCATCAATTCTCATTTAGTCATAATAAGCATAAACaagaaaattgataattttttgtttccCATCAGTTTTATTGATGTTTATATCATTATTTGTACAGGATTGCTTGTTTATAAGTGTATTTACTACTATTCAGCTATAAAATTTACTCATTCCACAGAAGTCTTGTGCAACACCAATTGGAAGGCTGTTTTAAACTGCATTTTGCGCTGTTTTGACTTTCAAAGAGGCAAACTAACTTTTTGTACATGTgaattagcaaaaagaaaaaaaaaactttttgtaCATgtgaattcaaattttaatatttatgtaacACAGAGAATTTCgctaaaaaaaatagtattcgCTCCCGTCTAATATATAAAGCGTTTAATTTCTTTCAAGAATTTAACTCCAcgattaatatttataactctTTCTTTTTCTGGATAAAAGGTTATAtattaaagggaaaatagatttttttgccacccaacttattatttgtttagatacctaccactgaactataaattttttcttttttgtcactaatgttaggttcggaactttttttgtcactaacgttaggttcgaatttgattattaacactatgttatttttttagtattattaaaatatagtgttagtctgcaatataatggcgatctgatatgtgtctatatctttatgtagtgttctaggtagtttaccttggaggacgagagttggacacgcattttgagacttcaaaaaatttcaaaaattattttattctattttttctgaataaaatttaatgttggttttttttccttaaaaaaacgttggatttttttggtcactaacgttatgttttgatatgattattaataatatgttattttttggtttcaaaaaaaaaacaatatgttatttttttagcattataaaaacataatggtagtctgcaatattatggtgatatgatatgtgtctataacattatatacagtcccttagctagtttaccttgaagtacgagagtttaacaggcattttaagaacctaaaaaatttagttttatgaattattttaagactccacaaaaatatagtatcacttgactttatagttctttaccactacttgtcacgtattttaaggttcccactttttataaatatagttccataagttaattttgagatttactttctgagtaaaaaaaatccatactctcgtcctctaagataaaccacctaggacacatatggagtactacatataaagatatagacacagatcactattatattgcagactaccgaaaaatagatttccgaaaaatatcgttcagatggtcggaaaatttaaataaaggtctgattttaattaaatataataaaatttcgcaaaatgccccttcaaaagttaacggtaacggcagaagataatggaaagggtgcaaagtgtctacgggctAAAAATAAGGGGCTGtatagtgtttattccaaaacagttaggtgcaatgtgcaacatgctgaaatTAAAGGGAtgccaaatgcaattaactttaaaaagaataacatagtgttaataatcaaatccgaacctaacgttagtgacaaaaaaaaaatccgaacctaacattagtggcaaaaaagaaaaaaattatagttcagtggta
This genomic window contains:
- the LOC108192252 gene encoding sugar transporter ERD6-like 5 isoform X1; amino-acid sequence: MDRENIEQALIKKPIAKNGTEFYGADDIMGSSVTPLLLFSTFVAISASFTFGCATGYSSAAQTGIVADLGLSTAQYSIFGSMLTFGSMFGAIASGKLADLVGRKPTMLLMDIFFIIGWSAIIFAEGAWYLHLGRLSLGFGSGIQSYLTPVYVAEITPKNIRGAFSAAHQILVCVGVSLTFFLGNVIAWQTLAVIGALPCLLHVFGLFFIQESPRWLAKIGKEKQFIDTLQCLRGVNADVTKEAAEIQESIETFSRLSRSRFMEMFEKKYALALTVVVGTLVIVTLGGSMGIVFYASSIFKVAGSPISFGTTAIAIIQVPVSALGVLILDRSGRRPVLMASLIGAGFGSFLVGSAFVLQDLNQLKELTPALVLIGVMINLSSFAMAAAIPWVIMSELLPINIKGSAGSLATFIYMFVSWIVSYAFNFLLEWSPSGTFFIFATFSGLAILFVAKLVPETKGRTLEEIEASILI
- the LOC108192252 gene encoding sugar transporter ERD6-like 5 isoform X2, whose translation is MLTFGSMFGAIASGKLADLVGRKPTMLLMDIFFIIGWSAIIFAEGAWYLHLGRLSLGFGSGIQSYLTPVYVAEITPKNIRGAFSAAHQILVCVGVSLTFFLGNVIAWQTLAVIGALPCLLHVFGLFFIQESPRWLAKIGKEKQFIDTLQCLRGVNADVTKEAAEIQESIETFSRLSRSRFMEMFEKKYALALTVVVGTLVIVTLGGSMGIVFYASSIFKVAGSPISFGTTAIAIIQVPVSALGVLILDRSGRRPVLMASLIGAGFGSFLVGSAFVLQDLNQLKELTPALVLIGVMINLSSFAMAAAIPWVIMSELLPINIKGSAGSLATFIYMFVSWIVSYAFNFLLEWSPSGTFFIFATFSGLAILFVAKLVPETKGRTLEEIEASILI